A stretch of Synechococcus sp. MIT S9220 DNA encodes these proteins:
- a CDS encoding DUF3386 domain-containing protein, whose product MTVTSIPNVAPGSDCRDAFQAAYQNRYTWEPGFGGYQGRCVWEQGDRRVEGRFQIGADLKAKVEGIDDAEVEKAIASQLWEVAIHRVRRPFEQVHGANTFTAGDSTDEGLEVLIGGKGEGDRYRIKADVVTMVHRHIHGTVVTIHTGSTTDTGSGYLSRNYTSQYSDPTSGEARGASSTFEDTFVPVGEQGCWVLERRAIGSKDADGKDTLQVFEFNDLVAL is encoded by the coding sequence GTGACTGTCACCAGCATTCCCAACGTTGCCCCCGGCAGTGACTGCCGGGATGCTTTTCAAGCTGCTTATCAGAATCGCTACACCTGGGAACCGGGCTTTGGCGGATATCAAGGACGGTGCGTCTGGGAACAGGGCGACCGTCGTGTTGAAGGTCGTTTCCAGATCGGTGCGGATCTGAAGGCCAAGGTCGAGGGCATCGATGATGCTGAGGTGGAGAAGGCGATCGCATCCCAACTCTGGGAAGTCGCCATTCATCGTGTTCGCAGACCTTTTGAGCAGGTGCATGGTGCCAACACCTTCACGGCTGGTGACAGCACCGATGAAGGCTTGGAGGTTTTGATCGGAGGGAAAGGTGAGGGTGATCGCTATCGCATCAAAGCTGATGTGGTGACGATGGTTCACCGCCATATCCACGGAACGGTGGTCACGATTCACACCGGAAGCACGACGGACACTGGATCGGGTTATCTCAGTCGCAACTACACCAGCCAGTATTCGGATCCGACCAGCGGCGAAGCCAGGGGTGCCTCCAGCACGTTTGAAGATACGTTCGTGCCTGTTGGTGAGCAGGGTTGTTGGGTCCTTGAGCGTCGAGCGATCGGCTCCAAAGATGCCGACGGCAAGGACACGCTTCAGGTGTTCGAGTTCAACGATTTGGTTGCGCTCTGA
- the folP gene encoding dihydropteroate synthase codes for MRHPDCWGHRPAVMGVINLTPDSFSDGGRFNRADLALNEASRQLRDGAEVLDLGAQSTRPGAFDVGAEEELSRLLPCLQSIRAAHPQVILSVDTFRASVARAALEAGADWINDVSGGRRDPVMLSLVADAGCPYVLMHSRGDSQTMDDCTDYGEQGVVAGVLHELRLSTDRALQAGLSREQLIWDPGLGFAKTTDQNLQLIRQLDELQQDGIPLLLGPSRKRFIGAVLDQPRSKARIWGTAAVCARAVEAGVHVVRVHDVGPIHQVVTMAAAVARQDSPANVHD; via the coding sequence ATGCGTCATCCCGACTGCTGGGGCCATCGCCCGGCTGTGATGGGGGTGATCAACCTCACCCCGGATTCCTTCAGTGATGGAGGACGATTCAACCGGGCGGATCTGGCTTTGAACGAGGCGTCACGTCAGTTGCGCGATGGAGCGGAGGTGCTTGATCTCGGTGCCCAGAGCACCCGGCCTGGTGCTTTTGATGTGGGTGCGGAAGAAGAGCTGTCGCGTCTTCTCCCCTGCCTTCAAAGCATTCGTGCAGCCCATCCGCAGGTGATTCTTTCTGTCGACACCTTTCGGGCATCCGTTGCCCGAGCTGCGTTGGAGGCAGGCGCTGATTGGATCAACGATGTCAGTGGAGGCAGACGCGACCCGGTCATGCTCTCGTTGGTCGCCGATGCTGGTTGCCCCTATGTGCTGATGCACAGTCGTGGTGACAGTCAAACCATGGACGACTGCACCGATTACGGCGAACAGGGCGTTGTTGCCGGAGTGTTGCATGAACTCAGGCTCAGCACTGACCGAGCTCTCCAAGCAGGTCTGAGCAGGGAACAGCTGATTTGGGATCCAGGTCTTGGCTTCGCGAAGACCACAGACCAAAATCTTCAGCTGATCAGACAGTTGGACGAGCTTCAGCAGGACGGCATTCCGCTGTTGCTGGGACCTTCTCGAAAGCGTTTTATCGGGGCTGTTCTTGACCAGCCCCGATCCAAGGCAAGGATCTGGGGGACGGCTGCAGTCTGCGCCAGGGCTGTGGAGGCAGGGGTCCACGTGGTGCGAGTCCACGATGTAGGGCCGATCCATCAGGTGGTGACCATGGCCGCGGCGGTGGCTCGGCAAGATTCGCCCGCCAACGTTCATGACTGA
- a CDS encoding DUF6447 family protein → MTATPAENPVLTFEGKRYNLNELPEDLKELVRGMQVADAQLRMHEDTLKVLAVGRQSMAMQLNERLKNVTPMPD, encoded by the coding sequence ATGACCGCAACACCAGCAGAAAACCCAGTTCTCACCTTCGAAGGCAAGCGCTACAACCTCAATGAACTTCCTGAAGATCTGAAGGAACTGGTGCGCGGTATGCAGGTCGCCGATGCGCAATTGCGGATGCACGAAGACACCCTGAAAGTTCTGGCAGTGGGACGTCAGTCCATGGCCATGCAGCTGAATGAGCGCCTGAAGAACGTCACCCCCATGCCCGATTAA
- a CDS encoding sodium:alanine symporter family protein translates to MSVPSSAADNFDRVVTAINGPVSSFAWGWPTVGLISITGVLLMVGLRFMPILRLPYGVRMMLAPSDQQAEGDISSFQALMTSLAATVGTGNIAGVAGAIAIGGPGAVFWMWLIAFFGIATKYAEAVLAVHYREVDDLGHHVGGPMYYISKGLGPRWVWLGGVFALFGMLAGFGIGNGVQCFEVSSALLGLGVPREVTAVVLGVLVFAVIIGGVRRISKAASAIVPFMAIAYVLACLIILLANIGSVGDAFASIFSNAFTGQAAATGTLTALVILVSGIAGGGLSGSELSIAAFNEALAGSGWIVTFGLLVFAFTTVLGWSFYGERCTEYLFGVKAILPFRGVWVAVVVIGSLVGDRGVVWGVADTLNGLMAIPNLIALLLLSGTVVELTRRYRFPDASESSN, encoded by the coding sequence ATGTCAGTTCCTTCAAGCGCTGCCGATAACTTCGACAGAGTCGTTACCGCGATCAATGGTCCGGTCAGTTCCTTCGCCTGGGGATGGCCGACTGTGGGTCTGATTTCGATCACCGGCGTGTTGCTGATGGTCGGTCTGCGCTTCATGCCGATCCTGCGGCTTCCCTATGGAGTGCGCATGATGTTGGCCCCTTCAGACCAGCAGGCTGAGGGTGATATCAGTTCCTTTCAGGCTCTGATGACTTCGCTGGCGGCCACCGTCGGCACGGGAAATATCGCGGGTGTGGCAGGAGCGATCGCCATCGGTGGGCCAGGTGCGGTCTTTTGGATGTGGTTGATCGCCTTCTTTGGCATTGCAACCAAATACGCCGAAGCCGTTCTGGCGGTTCACTATCGCGAGGTGGATGACCTGGGTCATCACGTCGGTGGGCCGATGTACTACATCAGCAAAGGTCTTGGACCTCGATGGGTCTGGCTGGGAGGGGTGTTCGCTCTGTTCGGCATGCTGGCCGGTTTTGGCATCGGCAACGGTGTTCAGTGCTTTGAAGTCTCCAGTGCATTGCTCGGGCTCGGGGTTCCTCGGGAAGTCACAGCCGTCGTCCTTGGGGTGTTGGTCTTTGCCGTGATCATCGGCGGTGTGCGCCGGATCTCCAAGGCCGCCTCCGCGATTGTGCCGTTCATGGCGATTGCCTATGTGCTCGCCTGCCTGATCATTCTCTTGGCCAACATCGGCAGTGTCGGTGACGCCTTCGCAAGCATTTTCAGCAATGCATTCACCGGTCAGGCAGCTGCAACGGGCACGCTCACTGCCCTCGTGATCTTGGTCAGTGGGATCGCTGGCGGTGGATTGTCGGGGTCTGAACTGTCAATCGCAGCCTTCAATGAGGCGCTGGCCGGTTCGGGGTGGATCGTCACCTTCGGCTTGCTCGTTTTCGCGTTCACCACTGTTCTCGGTTGGAGTTTCTATGGCGAACGCTGCACCGAATATCTGTTCGGTGTGAAGGCGATTCTGCCTTTTAGGGGCGTCTGGGTGGCTGTGGTGGTGATCGGTTCGTTGGTCGGTGACCGTGGTGTGGTGTGGGGTGTCGCGGATACTCTCAATGGCCTGATGGCCATTCCCAACCTGATCGCGCTGTTGCTGTTGTCAGGAACCGTTGTTGAACTCACGCGTCGTTATCGCTTCCCTGATGCGTCGGAATCATCCAACTGA
- the carB gene encoding carbamoyl-phosphate synthase large subunit has protein sequence MPRRNDLRRILLLGSGPIVIGQACEFDYSGTQACKALRAEGYEVVLVNSNPASIMTDPDMADRTYVEPLTPEVVARVIEQERPDALLPTMGGQTALNLAVNLAEDGTLERFGVELIGADLQAIRKAEDRLLFKQAMERIGVKVCPSGIASSIEEAEAVGAAIGTYPRIIRPAFTLGGSGGGIAYNPEEYASICKTGLDASPVSQILIEQSLLGWKEFELEVMRDLADNVVIVCSIENLDPMGVHTGDSITVAPAQTLTDREYQRLRDQSIAIIREIGVATGGSNIQFAINPADGEVVVIEMNPRVSRSSALASKATGFPIAKIAARLAVGYTLDEILNDITGKTPACFEPTIDYVVTKVPRFAFEKFRGSPAVLTTAMKSVGEAMAIGRCFEESFQKALRSLETGLAGWGGDRAEPELTATELDRSLRTPSPERILTVRTAMLAGRSDEQIHQLSRIDPWFLAKLRVLINTESELLNDRQLSALSAADFLRLKQLGYSDRQIAWFTGSDQLDVREARLKLGVRPVFKTVDTCAAEFASTTPYHYSTYERPWSRLDATGTLTVQPPATEVSEDNRRKLMILGGGPNRIGQGIEFDYCCCHASFSAQDRGFATVMLNSNPETVSTDYDSSDRLYFEPLTFEDVLNVIEAERPEGVIVQFGGQTPLKLAMPLLRWLNSPAGQATGTRIWGTSPESIDRAEDREQFEAILRELDIRQPRNGLARSEHEARAVAETVGYPVVVRPSYVLGGRAMEVVHDELELNRYMTEAVQVEPDHPVLIDQYLQNAVEVDVDALCDRDGVVVIGGLMEHIEPAGIHSGDSACCLPSVSLGDEALATIRSWTKALALRLQVQGLINLQFAVQRTASGEERVFIIEANPRASRTVPFVAKATGVPLARVATRLMAGEILADIGLSQEPSPPLQAVKEAVLPFRRFPGADSLLGPEMRSTGEVMGWAPHFGMAYAKAELAAGEALPTKGNVFLSTHDRDKLALVPVAKRLLDLGFSLTATAGTAATLSEAGLQVQSVLKVHEGRPNIEDLIRSGAVQLVINTPIGRQAAHDDRYLRRAALDYSVPTLTTLAGARSAVQGIEALQSQTFDIHALQDVHR, from the coding sequence ATGCCTCGGCGGAATGATCTTCGTCGCATTCTTCTGCTGGGTTCAGGGCCGATCGTGATCGGCCAGGCTTGTGAGTTCGATTACTCCGGAACTCAGGCGTGCAAAGCACTTCGCGCCGAGGGATATGAGGTCGTGCTGGTGAATTCCAACCCGGCTTCGATCATGACCGATCCGGATATGGCAGATCGCACCTACGTGGAACCGCTGACCCCTGAGGTGGTCGCAAGGGTGATTGAACAGGAGCGACCTGACGCTCTGCTTCCCACCATGGGAGGCCAGACCGCCCTCAATCTGGCTGTCAACCTGGCTGAGGACGGAACCCTGGAGCGATTCGGGGTCGAGCTGATTGGTGCCGATCTGCAGGCGATCCGAAAAGCTGAGGATCGACTGCTGTTCAAGCAGGCGATGGAGCGGATCGGAGTGAAGGTCTGTCCTTCGGGAATCGCATCATCGATCGAAGAGGCGGAGGCTGTCGGAGCCGCTATCGGCACTTATCCCAGAATCATCCGCCCCGCCTTCACTCTGGGCGGCAGTGGAGGTGGCATTGCCTACAACCCTGAGGAATATGCCTCAATCTGCAAAACCGGACTTGATGCCAGTCCCGTCTCGCAGATTCTGATCGAACAGTCGCTGCTGGGTTGGAAGGAATTTGAACTGGAGGTGATGCGCGATCTCGCCGACAACGTGGTGATTGTTTGCAGCATCGAAAACCTCGATCCCATGGGTGTTCACACCGGTGATTCGATCACCGTGGCCCCAGCCCAGACCCTCACGGACCGCGAGTACCAACGACTGAGGGATCAATCCATCGCCATTATTCGCGAGATCGGGGTGGCCACTGGAGGCAGCAACATCCAATTCGCGATCAACCCCGCCGATGGCGAGGTGGTGGTCATCGAGATGAATCCCCGCGTCAGCCGATCGTCGGCTCTGGCCAGCAAGGCCACTGGATTCCCCATTGCCAAAATTGCTGCGCGTCTCGCTGTTGGCTACACCCTCGACGAGATTCTCAACGACATCACCGGCAAAACACCCGCCTGCTTTGAACCGACGATTGATTACGTCGTCACCAAGGTTCCACGCTTCGCCTTTGAAAAATTTAGGGGCTCGCCTGCAGTGCTCACCACGGCCATGAAATCGGTGGGTGAAGCCATGGCCATCGGACGCTGTTTCGAGGAGTCGTTCCAGAAAGCTTTGCGATCCTTGGAGACCGGCCTGGCCGGCTGGGGTGGTGATCGCGCTGAGCCGGAGCTCACCGCTACAGAACTTGACCGCTCCCTGCGTACGCCCTCGCCGGAACGAATCCTTACGGTGCGAACCGCCATGCTGGCGGGACGCTCGGATGAACAGATTCATCAGCTCAGTCGCATCGACCCCTGGTTCCTGGCCAAGTTGCGCGTTCTGATCAACACCGAATCCGAACTGCTCAACGACCGGCAGCTGTCGGCCCTCAGCGCTGCGGATTTTCTCCGGCTGAAGCAGCTCGGCTATTCCGATCGTCAGATCGCTTGGTTCACCGGCTCAGATCAGCTGGATGTGCGCGAAGCGCGACTGAAGCTTGGCGTGCGTCCCGTGTTCAAGACCGTGGACACCTGTGCGGCCGAATTCGCTTCGACCACTCCCTATCACTACTCAACCTATGAACGTCCTTGGTCTCGCCTGGATGCAACGGGGACACTGACGGTTCAGCCCCCGGCGACAGAAGTGTCAGAGGACAACAGGCGCAAACTGATGATCTTGGGCGGCGGTCCCAATCGCATTGGTCAAGGCATCGAATTCGATTACTGCTGTTGCCATGCATCGTTTTCAGCCCAGGACCGTGGCTTCGCCACGGTGATGCTCAATAGCAATCCCGAAACGGTCTCCACCGACTACGACAGCAGCGATCGTCTGTATTTCGAGCCACTCACGTTTGAGGATGTTCTCAATGTGATCGAGGCGGAACGACCCGAAGGCGTGATTGTGCAATTCGGCGGCCAAACGCCGCTCAAGCTGGCGATGCCCCTGCTGCGTTGGTTGAACTCACCGGCAGGTCAGGCCACGGGCACCCGGATCTGGGGAACATCCCCGGAATCGATTGACCGTGCTGAGGATCGTGAGCAGTTCGAAGCGATTCTGCGTGAACTTGATATCCGCCAACCACGCAACGGACTTGCCCGCAGCGAACACGAGGCACGCGCGGTGGCAGAGACCGTGGGGTATCCGGTCGTCGTGCGCCCCTCTTACGTGCTGGGTGGTCGGGCAATGGAGGTCGTTCACGACGAGTTGGAGCTCAATCGCTACATGACCGAAGCGGTGCAGGTGGAACCAGATCATCCGGTGCTCATCGACCAATACCTCCAGAACGCCGTTGAGGTGGATGTGGATGCGCTTTGTGACCGGGATGGTGTGGTGGTGATCGGTGGGCTGATGGAGCACATTGAACCCGCTGGGATTCATTCAGGTGATTCCGCCTGTTGTCTGCCATCGGTCTCTCTCGGAGATGAGGCCCTTGCCACCATTCGCTCCTGGACCAAGGCCCTTGCCCTACGTCTTCAAGTTCAGGGTCTGATCAATCTTCAGTTCGCTGTTCAACGCACTGCCTCAGGGGAGGAGAGGGTGTTCATCATCGAAGCCAATCCGCGCGCTTCAAGAACAGTGCCTTTCGTGGCCAAGGCCACCGGTGTCCCATTGGCACGAGTCGCCACTCGCCTGATGGCTGGCGAGATTCTCGCTGATATCGGTCTCAGTCAGGAGCCTTCTCCGCCGCTTCAAGCGGTGAAAGAAGCTGTGCTCCCCTTCCGGCGCTTCCCTGGTGCCGATTCCCTGCTGGGACCGGAAATGCGCTCCACCGGCGAGGTGATGGGGTGGGCTCCGCACTTTGGGATGGCTTACGCCAAGGCAGAGCTGGCCGCCGGGGAGGCCCTGCCCACCAAGGGCAACGTTTTTCTGTCGACCCATGATCGGGACAAGCTGGCGCTCGTTCCTGTGGCCAAGCGTTTGCTTGATCTGGGTTTCTCGCTCACCGCAACCGCTGGCACAGCGGCCACGTTGAGTGAGGCTGGTCTTCAGGTGCAGTCAGTGTTGAAGGTCCATGAAGGGCGTCCGAATATCGAGGATCTGATTCGCTCTGGTGCTGTCCAACTTGTGATCAACACGCCAATTGGACGTCAAGCGGCCCATGACGATCGCTACTTGCGGCGTGCTGCGCTCGATTACTCAGTACCGACCCTCACCACGCTTGCCGGAGCTCGGTCTGCTGTTCAGGGAATTGAGGCGCTGCAATCGCAGACGTTTGATATCCATGCCCTTCAGGATGTTCATCGATAG
- the tpiA gene encoding triose-phosphate isomerase yields the protein MGKPVIAGNWKMHMTCAQARDWLATFLPLIADTPDDRELVVAPPFTAISTTAEITSGSRLEISSQNVHWEANGAFTGEIAPSMLEEHGVRYAIVGHSEPRKYFSESDEQINHRARSAQAHGLIPIVCVGESDEQRSRGEAERVIRRQVEQGLEGLDPNRLVVAYEPIWAIGTGKTCESSEANRICGLIRSWVGAPDLIIQYGGSVKPGNIDELMGMSDIDGVLVGGASLDAESFARIANYQVA from the coding sequence GTGGGCAAACCGGTGATTGCTGGAAACTGGAAGATGCACATGACGTGCGCCCAGGCCCGGGACTGGTTGGCCACGTTTTTGCCACTGATCGCCGACACGCCTGACGACCGTGAGTTGGTGGTTGCGCCTCCGTTTACGGCGATCAGCACCACTGCTGAGATCACTTCAGGATCACGGCTGGAGATTTCAAGTCAGAACGTGCACTGGGAAGCCAATGGCGCGTTCACGGGTGAGATCGCTCCATCGATGCTGGAAGAGCATGGAGTGCGTTACGCGATCGTTGGTCACAGCGAGCCTCGTAAGTATTTCAGTGAGAGTGATGAGCAGATCAACCATCGGGCGCGTTCAGCTCAAGCCCATGGCCTAATTCCGATCGTCTGCGTTGGAGAAAGTGATGAACAGCGCAGCCGTGGTGAAGCTGAGCGCGTGATCCGCCGTCAGGTCGAGCAGGGCCTCGAAGGACTGGATCCAAATCGTCTTGTCGTTGCCTATGAACCCATCTGGGCCATCGGCACCGGCAAGACCTGTGAATCGTCGGAGGCCAACCGCATTTGTGGTCTGATTCGTAGTTGGGTGGGTGCCCCTGATCTGATCATTCAGTACGGAGGATCCGTCAAACCCGGAAATATCGATGAGCTCATGGGCATGAGTGATATCGATGGTGTGCTTGTCGGTGGTGCATCACTGGATGCTGAAAGCTTCGCTCGCATCGCCAACTATCAGGTCGCCTGA
- a CDS encoding RNA-binding S4 domain-containing protein, which translates to MRLDQFLKWQGWVGTGGEAKMLIQAGQVRVNDSVVTQRGRQLKLGDCVIVGGDQAVVTKI; encoded by the coding sequence ATGCGACTCGATCAGTTCCTGAAATGGCAAGGATGGGTTGGCACCGGTGGTGAGGCCAAGATGTTGATCCAGGCTGGGCAAGTACGTGTGAATGACAGCGTTGTGACTCAGCGAGGTCGACAGCTCAAGCTCGGGGATTGCGTGATTGTGGGTGGCGATCAGGCGGTCGTCACGAAGATCTGA
- a CDS encoding CGLD27 family protein gives MASSIPCPVPPEQRPQEEFAQFSRSWFFAWPCTAQISLDRALLISWLLISPITVLVASGSWTLRHDPVRLLLAGAVAALVMPMLLLIRQWLGWTYVHKRLLSEKVEYEESGWYDFQVWEKPVSWRERDLLLAQHEVRPILGRLGRAMALVTGLMLGGASICQAL, from the coding sequence ATGGCCTCGAGCATCCCTTGCCCTGTTCCCCCTGAGCAAAGACCTCAGGAGGAATTTGCTCAATTCAGCAGATCCTGGTTTTTTGCATGGCCCTGTACGGCCCAGATTTCGCTCGACCGGGCTTTGCTGATCAGCTGGCTGCTGATTTCACCAATCACCGTGCTGGTGGCCAGTGGTAGCTGGACCTTGCGCCACGATCCAGTGCGTTTGCTGCTTGCCGGTGCTGTTGCAGCCCTTGTGATGCCGATGCTGCTGTTGATCAGGCAATGGCTGGGCTGGACCTACGTGCATAAACGCCTGCTGTCGGAGAAGGTCGAATATGAGGAATCAGGCTGGTATGACTTTCAGGTCTGGGAAAAACCTGTGTCCTGGCGAGAACGTGATCTCCTGCTTGCTCAGCACGAAGTCAGGCCAATCCTTGGCCGTCTCGGTAGGGCCATGGCCCTCGTGACCGGTCTGATGCTGGGCGGAGCAAGCATCTGTCAGGCTCTCTGA
- the rsfS gene encoding ribosome silencing factor: MDSEQLAELAADACDDRKAVDIQLIRVDEVSSLADWMVIAGGQSDVQVRAIARSVEDRIEDEVQRLPLRKEGVNEGRWALLDYGELIVHVLQPGERSYYDLEAFWSHGECRPYLTSKSSDD, from the coding sequence ATGGATAGTGAACAGCTTGCGGAACTCGCGGCCGATGCTTGCGATGACCGTAAGGCGGTGGACATTCAGCTCATCCGCGTTGATGAGGTCTCAAGTCTTGCCGACTGGATGGTGATCGCCGGTGGCCAGAGTGACGTTCAAGTCAGAGCGATTGCACGCTCGGTCGAGGATCGGATTGAGGATGAGGTCCAGAGACTTCCCTTGCGAAAAGAGGGAGTGAACGAAGGACGCTGGGCCTTACTGGATTACGGCGAACTTATCGTGCACGTGCTCCAACCTGGAGAAAGGAGTTACTACGACCTTGAAGCATTTTGGAGTCACGGGGAATGCCGTCCCTACCTAACGTCCAAATCATCTGACGATTAA
- a CDS encoding DUF3318 domain-containing protein, translated as MSELQRLKGLLPPEMQSWVFVEAAAAVEPALITLEEIGRDEVEIQIDLDAWDNLALDHRNLLFWHEVGRIQNDTIPRDGWEMAALAIGLGGAIGELWVQDGLLLFMALGLSGFAGYRLYLKNNAEKRLRDAISADERAIDLACRFGYSVPNAYKSLGGALKELVEKTRKKKKRSFYEDRLEALRKSAGKARAEMAQQQGSRQSVTSENVYG; from the coding sequence ATGAGTGAGCTCCAGCGTCTGAAAGGGTTGCTTCCCCCGGAGATGCAGAGCTGGGTGTTCGTCGAGGCAGCCGCTGCCGTTGAGCCGGCTTTGATCACCCTTGAAGAGATCGGCAGGGATGAGGTTGAGATTCAGATTGATCTCGACGCCTGGGACAACCTGGCTCTCGATCACCGAAATCTGCTGTTCTGGCATGAGGTGGGCAGGATTCAGAATGACACCATTCCCCGCGATGGCTGGGAGATGGCGGCCCTAGCGATCGGCCTCGGCGGGGCCATCGGCGAGCTCTGGGTGCAAGACGGTCTGCTCTTGTTCATGGCCCTTGGATTATCCGGATTCGCTGGCTACCGCCTCTATTTGAAGAACAATGCCGAAAAACGGCTTCGCGATGCGATCTCGGCTGATGAACGAGCCATTGATCTGGCCTGTCGCTTTGGCTACAGCGTCCCGAATGCCTACAAAAGCCTGGGCGGCGCACTGAAGGAACTCGTCGAAAAAACCAGAAAGAAGAAAAAACGCAGCTTCTACGAAGACCGACTGGAGGCGTTACGCAAGAGTGCTGGGAAAGCTCGCGCTGAAATGGCGCAACAGCAAGGTTCCCGTCAGTCCGTCACCAGCGAAAATGTCTATGGATAG
- a CDS encoding ABC transporter ATP-binding protein has protein sequence MLKTSEAGFRRLLPLLRPHLPQLSLGLVCMLIYVSSFLLLLNLAGSLFPALGSRDLGRVLGLIGQGVLIFAIQKLAQFGQDSLLAGPALQVSKTLRSNLFRRLQTVELGALEKLSAGDLTYRLTEDADRVSEVLYKSIHDTLPSALQLLAVLGYMLWLDWKLTASILLLAPLIIWLISLFGAKVMAATERSQKKVSELAGLLGEAIEGLPLVRAFAAEPWLQGRFEDEIDQHRQARHRTYSLVALQHPVVGMIEVVGLFSVLGLAAWRIQNDGLTIAGLSSYLTGLVVLIDPIAHVTNNFNEFQQGQASLRRLRQIEQEPQETADPDPALPIGRPAGHLNLHHVHFAYGNGEPVLRDINLTIQAGQVVALVGPSGAGKSTLFSLLLRFNSAQSGEIELDGNNLAQVKARELRQQIALVPQRTTVFSGSIAEAIRFGRPASHDQLLEAARLANAHDFIMALPDGYETKLEERGTNVSGGQLQRIAIARAVLGNPAVLLLDEATSALDAEAEAAVQLGLRQAMHGRTVLVIAHRLATVQEADQIVVLEHGQISEQGSHDQLMANNGRYRDLCERQMIRDRCG, from the coding sequence ATGCTGAAAACCTCCGAGGCAGGATTCCGCAGGCTGCTGCCATTGCTGCGTCCGCATCTGCCGCAACTGAGCCTCGGGCTGGTCTGCATGCTCATCTATGTGAGCAGCTTTCTGTTGCTGCTCAACCTCGCTGGATCCCTCTTCCCCGCACTGGGATCGAGAGATCTTGGGCGGGTGCTCGGGTTGATCGGGCAGGGAGTGCTGATTTTCGCAATCCAGAAACTGGCTCAGTTCGGCCAGGACTCCCTCTTAGCCGGACCAGCCCTTCAGGTGAGCAAGACCCTGCGCAGCAATCTGTTTCGTCGCCTGCAGACCGTTGAACTGGGGGCACTGGAGAAACTCTCAGCAGGTGATCTCACGTACCGACTGACTGAAGACGCGGATCGTGTCAGCGAAGTGCTGTACAAATCGATTCACGACACACTGCCAAGTGCGCTCCAACTGCTGGCGGTGCTGGGGTACATGCTCTGGCTGGACTGGAAACTCACGGCCTCCATCCTGCTGCTGGCGCCATTGATTATCTGGCTGATCAGCCTGTTTGGCGCCAAGGTGATGGCGGCCACCGAACGCAGTCAGAAAAAAGTGAGCGAACTGGCCGGTTTGCTCGGCGAGGCCATCGAGGGCCTGCCGCTTGTGCGGGCGTTTGCCGCAGAGCCCTGGCTTCAAGGTCGATTTGAAGACGAGATTGATCAGCATCGTCAGGCCAGGCACCGCACCTACAGCCTTGTTGCACTGCAGCATCCGGTGGTGGGAATGATCGAAGTGGTGGGTCTTTTCTCCGTGCTGGGACTGGCCGCCTGGAGGATTCAGAACGATGGCCTGACCATTGCTGGCTTAAGCAGCTACCTCACTGGCCTTGTGGTGCTGATCGACCCCATTGCTCACGTCACCAACAACTTCAATGAATTTCAGCAGGGCCAGGCTTCGCTGCGACGACTGCGCCAGATCGAACAGGAGCCTCAGGAAACTGCTGATCCAGATCCGGCCTTGCCGATTGGTCGACCCGCAGGACACCTGAATCTGCATCACGTTCACTTCGCTTACGGCAATGGCGAACCGGTGCTTCGTGATATCAATCTGACCATCCAAGCCGGTCAGGTGGTGGCGCTGGTGGGCCCATCCGGTGCCGGCAAAAGCACATTGTTCTCCCTACTTCTGCGCTTCAACAGTGCCCAGTCAGGAGAGATCGAGCTTGATGGGAACAACCTGGCGCAAGTGAAAGCCCGCGAACTCAGGCAGCAGATCGCCCTCGTGCCACAGCGCACAACGGTGTTCTCCGGCAGCATTGCCGAGGCGATTCGTTTCGGCAGACCAGCGAGCCATGATCAGCTGCTGGAAGCAGCCCGTCTGGCCAATGCCCACGACTTCATCATGGCCTTGCCAGATGGCTACGAGACGAAGCTGGAGGAACGCGGTACCAATGTTTCTGGAGGCCAGCTGCAGCGCATTGCTATTGCCAGAGCCGTGCTGGGAAATCCCGCTGTGCTGTTGCTTGATGAAGCCACCAGCGCCCTAGACGCTGAGGCTGAGGCGGCTGTTCAGCTGGGACTGCGCCAGGCGATGCATGGCCGCACCGTGCTGGTGATCGCTCACCGCCTGGCCACGGTGCAGGAAGCTGACCAGATCGTTGTGCTTGAACATGGCCAAATCAGTGAACAAGGCAGCCATGATCAGTTGATGGCGAACAACGGTCGTTATCGAGATCTGTGTGAACGCCAAATGATTCGCGATCGGTGCGGCTAA